The following proteins are encoded in a genomic region of Triticum dicoccoides isolate Atlit2015 ecotype Zavitan chromosome 1B, WEW_v2.0, whole genome shotgun sequence:
- the LOC119337506 gene encoding protein SAMBA-like, translating into MSSPARSTVSAASAGGGIAISAADDLADSIDALYRKDEAMAELKSEVMEALQKEVRSLDDNSWMFAAPRSRINLVSRPGGYLPKQQGKIAELDQALKKTRNC; encoded by the exons ATGAGCTCTCCGGCGAGGTCGACCGTCTCGGCGGCGAGCGCGGGTGGCGGGATCGCGATCTCCGCTGCCGACGACCTCGCCGACTCGATCGACGCGCTCTACCGCAAGGACGAGGCCATGGCCG AGCTCAAGTCGGAGGTCATGGAGGCGCTGCAAAAGGAGGTCAGGTCGCTCGACGACAACAGCTGGATGTTCGCCGCCCCGCGCTCCCGCATCAACCTCGTCTCCAGGCCAG GTGGTTACCTGCCCAAGCAACAGGGGAAAATTGCGGAGCTGGATCAagcgctcaagaagacaaggaactGCTAG
- the LOC119337497 gene encoding NADH dehydrogenase [ubiquinone] 1 beta subcomplex subunit 10-B-like — protein MVRKAKVEFDERPPDDFDPKNPYGDPVAMLEYREHLVREKWIQIETAKIIRDRLRWCYRIEGVNHHQKCRHLVDQYLESTRGVGWGKDHRPADLHEPKKVVEVEE, from the exons ATGGTGCGGAAGGCGAAGGTTGAGTTCGACGAGAGGCCGCCGGATGACTTCGACCCGAAGAACCCGTACGGGGACCCGGTGGCGATGCTGGAGTACAGGGAGCACCTGGTGCGGGAGAAGTGGATCCAGATCGAGACCGCCAAGATCATCCGCGACCGCCTCCGCTGGTGCTACCGGATCGAGGGCGTCAACCACCACCAGAAGTGCCGCCACCTCGTCGACCAGTACCTCGAGTCCACCCGCGGCGTCGGATGGGGCAAGGACCACCGCCCGGCGGACCTGCACG AGCCCAAGAAGGTGGTTGAGGTCGAGGAGTAG